A single window of Sphaerodactylus townsendi isolate TG3544 linkage group LG03, MPM_Stown_v2.3, whole genome shotgun sequence DNA harbors:
- the TPX2 gene encoding LOW QUALITY PROTEIN: targeting protein for Xklp2 (The sequence of the model RefSeq protein was modified relative to this genomic sequence to represent the inferred CDS: substituted 1 base at 1 genomic stop codon) gives MVDFAAVLRKYPPSPACVAKRATIPKPFNLSQGNKRKHEVTVTEFASLAQEIEKFQRSTPSHYHLRSKKEDVLSRRPLKAKLRWGKFVTLSNPKTPHLEAKSHSRPVTYKSLAEMEADELAAIEQYKFKTQELDPQILEGRPIFSXKPPVKEPTKPTGFDLEIEKWMQERKSKKTQKSTLNRRSSKSGWRALMPGRKPSTLSYRGRG, from the exons ATGGTGGATTTTGCAGCTGTCCTGAGGAAATATCCGCCATCTCCGGCCTGCGTCGCAAAGAGAGCCACGATCCCAAAGCCCTTCAATCTGTCTCAGGGCAACAAACGGAAGCATGAAGTGACTGTCACTGAGTTCGCGTCTTTGGCTCAGGAGATTGAAAAGTTCCAGAGAAGCACACCCTCTCATTACCATCTGCGGAGCAAAAAAGAGGATGTACTTTCCAGAAGACCCCTGAAGGCCAAGCTGA ggtggggcaagttcgttacactgAGCAATCCCAAAACTCCCCACCTGGAAGCCAAGAGTCACTCGAGACCTGTCACCTACAAGAGTTTGGCAGAGATGGAGGCCGATGAGCTTGCAGCTATCGAGCAGTACAAATTCAAAACTCAAGAGCTCGACCCCCAGATCTTGGAGGGCAGGCCCATCTTTTCCTAGAAGCCACCAGTGAAAGAACCCACTAAGCCCACTGGATTTGACCTGGAGATTGAGAAGTGGATGCAAGAGCGCAAGAGCAAGAAGACGCAGAAGAGCACTTTGAACAGGAGGAGTTCAAAAAGTGGCTGGAGAGCACTGATGCCAGGAAGGAAGCCAAGCACTTTGAGCTACAGAGGGAGAGGCTAG